In the genome of Paenibacillus sp. FSL R5-0766, one region contains:
- a CDS encoding transposase, translating into MDRKEQDMLPLSHEKVEVDGVYINEAGREEHLHRGQHFPADPVLGKSEWKLTEYAFDNHHEGRTDERLVPKENDTDKKGKIDSPRRQFQGG; encoded by the coding sequence ATGGACCGCAAAGAACAGGATATGCTGCCCCTTTCGCATGAAAAGGTGGAAGTAGACGGAGTTTACATTAACGAAGCCGGACGTGAGGAACATCTGCACCGGGGGCAACACTTCCCGGCTGACCCCGTTCTAGGCAAGTCGGAATGGAAACTGACCGAATATGCATTTGATAATCATCATGAAGGAAGAACCGATGAACGTTTGGTTCCCAAAGAAAACGACACCGATAAAAAAGGCAAGATCGACAGCCCACGCAGACAGTTTCAGGGTGGGTAG